From the genome of Sulfurovum sp. NBC37-1, one region includes:
- a CDS encoding type II toxin-antitoxin system RelE/ParE family toxin produces the protein MKNYEVLWTKEASLDLENIIGYIYEESHTIAKEVYLAIKEHCSTLEYFPLRGRVVPEMKTLGILDYRELIYQRWRIIYTMEAQNVYLLLIIDSRQDMQEQLITRFINSELK, from the coding sequence ATGAAGAATTATGAAGTCCTATGGACCAAAGAGGCTTCTCTTGACTTGGAGAATATTATTGGCTACATTTACGAAGAGAGTCATACGATTGCAAAAGAGGTGTACCTTGCTATCAAAGAGCACTGTTCCACCCTGGAGTATTTCCCCCTGAGAGGGAGAGTGGTCCCCGAAATGAAAACACTGGGCATTCTCGATTACAGGGAGCTTATCTATCAACGATGGCGTATAATATACACCATGGAAGCGCAAAATGTCTATCTGCTTCTTATCATTGACAGCAGGCAGGATATGCAGGAACAGCTAATAACCCGTTTTATCAATTCAGAACTTAAATAG
- a CDS encoding ElyC/SanA/YdcF family protein, with amino-acid sequence MAIFFLSRQKVRRAKSFLYVGIIWLFLFSYAPFANILLHPIESAYSALQHAPKNTRYIYVLGNGHTTDRTLPITSQLASEAIVRLNEGIRLYRQLEGNATIILSGYEGLHDPTPHAFMQEKLATALGIDPKDLILRTTAKDTEEEAQAARQIAKDQPLILVTSAYHMPRAMGWFEKEGLHPVPAPTYHQASLQNQDYFGIFSADALRKSTIAFHELFGSLWQKVKGV; translated from the coding sequence ATGGCCATATTCTTCCTTTCCAGACAAAAGGTTAGAAGAGCGAAGTCTTTTTTGTATGTCGGTATCATCTGGCTTTTTCTCTTCTCCTATGCACCTTTTGCCAATATACTCTTACACCCGATAGAATCAGCCTACTCTGCACTTCAGCATGCACCTAAGAACACCCGCTACATCTATGTACTGGGTAATGGACATACCACGGACAGAACACTGCCTATTACGTCTCAGCTGGCAAGCGAAGCCATTGTCAGACTGAATGAGGGTATCCGGCTCTACAGACAATTGGAAGGGAATGCCACCATCATCCTCTCCGGCTATGAAGGCCTGCATGATCCTACTCCACATGCCTTTATGCAAGAGAAACTGGCGACGGCACTGGGCATTGACCCAAAAGACCTTATCTTACGGACGACTGCGAAAGACACTGAGGAGGAAGCACAGGCAGCCAGACAGATCGCCAAAGACCAGCCTCTTATCCTGGTAACATCCGCTTATCATATGCCAAGGGCCATGGGTTGGTTTGAAAAAGAGGGTCTGCACCCCGTACCCGCACCAACCTACCATCAAGCCAGCCTACAGAACCAGGACTACTTTGGTATTTTCTCCGCAGATGCGCTAAGAAAATCAACCATTGCCTTTCATGAACTTTTTGGCTCCCTGTGGCAAAAAGTAAAAGGAGTATAG
- a CDS encoding patatin-like phospholipase family protein: MKFFLKRSLLPLLLFTHTLHADINASQTTVADLPKAIDLSLVISGGVSLGAYEAGYNWALIKMISKIKSMNVDIRPDLLSVAGASAGSINTLLSAMYWCQKESVPYQNRVDDNLFYETWVHLGLEDLIIEGADPDNHSTLFTRKPLVKKAQKIMQHMKKPVFREGCEIPMAFAVTKVTPIVEEYQGIKIKNQAFSVPLTFKVTQGRVSIINRKMPPSTAFYISIPGIEKDTAKITDVLFASSAFPGAFQQVKLRYEYKGKIASEYFIDGGTYNNVPLQQATELAPEAKLFLYMDPSNLRHQPQFNTKHKKEETPVGFLSANLSPLTTTVDIYQQMTLYQAINLYFKPYPDRKLLLSSRYHPLTAGFLEHFGAFLDENFRLYDYHVGVYDAIYNLAQRLRQRGDFPHLTQVEVMDRIMRHLSLEKNREAITAYRFFLATEFKQGKIEKDNRYAAIYYAFDLNVPESERYTLKTFTRFLSSLDMRYLPVKKDSFLAEARKDVNHWAKRPLRVLTNRITTLENERAEKYPGYKSIAKSISIAAWGSSSLIKKKEGWDVFPMNAPYDKEHAAYRTALRLLPSEIATDTVNGGVSLGYSVYWYKEMGLLSGFEFKPSYTFNENDGDFVRMDINAFSEYNDFVKFGIGASGFGNVQGKFYDRDTAFGMNAYVDVMDIFRLTYVRRYGDIQDKRYFLLGIENIPSLIYWLTR, translated from the coding sequence ATGAAATTTTTTCTAAAACGCTCACTGTTACCACTGCTTCTTTTTACCCATACGCTCCATGCCGACATCAATGCATCACAAACCACGGTTGCAGATCTTCCTAAAGCGATCGATCTCTCCCTGGTCATCAGCGGCGGTGTCAGTCTCGGTGCCTATGAAGCAGGGTACAACTGGGCTCTGATCAAAATGATCTCGAAGATCAAAAGTATGAATGTGGACATCCGACCGGATCTTCTCTCTGTCGCAGGCGCTTCCGCTGGTTCCATCAATACCCTTCTGAGCGCCATGTACTGGTGTCAGAAAGAGAGTGTACCCTACCAGAACCGTGTCGACGACAACCTTTTTTATGAGACCTGGGTCCATCTTGGACTTGAGGACCTTATCATTGAAGGAGCGGATCCGGACAACCACAGCACACTTTTTACAAGAAAACCCCTGGTCAAAAAAGCCCAAAAGATCATGCAGCATATGAAAAAGCCTGTTTTCAGAGAAGGGTGCGAGATCCCTATGGCATTCGCCGTGACAAAAGTCACCCCTATCGTTGAGGAGTATCAGGGGATCAAGATCAAGAATCAGGCCTTTTCCGTACCTCTTACCTTCAAGGTCACACAGGGAAGAGTCAGCATAATAAACAGGAAAATGCCTCCAAGTACCGCCTTTTACATCTCTATTCCCGGTATAGAAAAGGATACGGCAAAGATCACGGATGTACTCTTCGCTTCATCTGCGTTTCCGGGTGCATTCCAGCAGGTCAAACTGCGCTATGAATACAAAGGAAAGATCGCTTCGGAGTACTTCATAGACGGCGGTACCTACAACAATGTACCTCTGCAGCAGGCTACGGAACTCGCCCCTGAAGCAAAGCTCTTTCTATACATGGACCCCAGCAATTTGCGACATCAGCCCCAATTCAATACAAAACACAAAAAGGAAGAAACTCCTGTCGGTTTCCTGAGTGCCAATCTTTCTCCTCTGACCACCACTGTCGACATCTATCAACAGATGACCCTTTATCAGGCTATCAATCTCTACTTCAAACCCTACCCGGACAGGAAACTGCTGCTCTCTTCACGTTACCACCCCCTTACCGCCGGATTTCTGGAGCATTTCGGCGCATTCCTGGATGAAAACTTCAGGCTTTATGACTACCATGTAGGTGTCTATGATGCCATCTACAATCTTGCGCAGCGTCTCAGACAGCGCGGCGACTTCCCCCATCTTACACAGGTGGAGGTCATGGACCGCATCATGCGGCATCTGTCACTTGAGAAGAACCGTGAAGCGATCACTGCCTACCGCTTTTTCCTCGCTACAGAGTTCAAACAGGGAAAAATAGAGAAAGACAACCGCTACGCCGCCATCTATTATGCTTTTGATCTCAATGTCCCCGAAAGTGAACGCTATACACTCAAGACATTCACCCGTTTTCTCAGCAGCCTCGATATGCGTTATCTGCCGGTCAAAAAGGATTCTTTCCTGGCGGAGGCACGCAAAGATGTCAATCACTGGGCAAAGAGACCGCTGAGAGTACTGACAAACCGCATCACCACGCTGGAGAACGAACGTGCCGAAAAGTATCCCGGGTACAAGTCAATTGCAAAAAGCATCAGTATCGCTGCCTGGGGAAGCTCCTCTCTGATTAAAAAGAAAGAAGGCTGGGATGTCTTCCCTATGAACGCGCCCTACGACAAAGAACATGCAGCCTACAGAACCGCTCTGCGCCTCCTCCCCTCTGAGATCGCTACCGACACGGTCAATGGCGGCGTCAGTCTCGGCTACAGTGTCTACTGGTATAAAGAAATGGGGCTGCTCAGCGGTTTTGAGTTCAAACCATCCTATACCTTCAATGAAAATGACGGTGATTTTGTCCGAATGGACATTAATGCCTTTAGCGAATACAATGATTTTGTCAAATTCGGAATCGGTGCAAGCGGTTTTGGGAACGTACAAGGCAAGTTCTATGACAGAGACACGGCTTTCGGCATGAATGCCTATGTGGACGTCATGGATATCTTCAGGCTCACTTATGTCAGACGCTATGGAGATATACAGGACAAACGTTATTTCTTACTGGGCATCGAGAACATACCAAGTCTTATCTACTGGCTGACCCGATAA
- the pgeF gene encoding peptidoglycan editing factor PgeF, which produces MIDFYRFKNLSNEPGCMHAVTKKDPNEPYALSLALHTGEALDEIVANRQKIILELDLSKKAYFVVADQTHSDHITVITEPKTKGWEALENAVADSDALITDLPGVMLVILTADCVPILLYDRKKKIVAAVHAGWKGTRSQIVFKTVEKMVEEYGSEPADILAGIAPSIGKCCYEVGENVAKHFFEIPEALKPKGKKYRLDLPAVNHYQLLKAGLLENNIELSGVCTACEVDFFFSYRKEQGCSGRFMSLIGIMSEQ; this is translated from the coding sequence ATGATCGATTTTTACCGTTTTAAAAATCTCTCAAATGAGCCCGGATGTATGCATGCCGTTACCAAAAAAGACCCGAACGAACCCTATGCGTTGAGCCTGGCGCTGCATACGGGAGAGGCACTGGATGAGATAGTCGCCAATCGTCAGAAGATCATCTTGGAGCTCGACTTGAGCAAAAAGGCCTATTTCGTTGTTGCCGATCAGACACACAGCGACCACATTACGGTGATCACGGAACCCAAAACAAAAGGATGGGAAGCCCTTGAGAACGCTGTCGCCGACAGTGACGCGCTGATCACCGATCTTCCCGGTGTAATGCTGGTGATACTGACAGCGGACTGTGTGCCGATACTCCTGTACGATAGAAAGAAGAAAATTGTGGCGGCCGTACACGCCGGATGGAAAGGGACACGCTCGCAGATCGTTTTTAAAACTGTAGAGAAAATGGTCGAAGAGTACGGGTCGGAGCCCGCCGACATACTTGCCGGTATCGCCCCTTCCATAGGGAAATGCTGTTATGAAGTGGGTGAAAATGTGGCTAAACACTTTTTTGAGATCCCCGAAGCCTTGAAGCCAAAAGGGAAGAAGTATAGGCTTGACTTGCCGGCTGTCAATCATTACCAGCTATTGAAAGCCGGTCTTTTGGAGAATAATATAGAGCTCAGCGGTGTCTGTACCGCCTGTGAAGTGGACTTTTTCTTCTCCTACAGGAAAGAGCAGGGGTGCAGCGGACGGTTTATGAGCCTTATTGGGATTATGAGTGAGCAGTAA
- a CDS encoding type II toxin-antitoxin system Phd/YefM family antitoxin, translating into MNLSQDIKPISFLKAKTADVINTVTETQRSMIITQNGEAKAVVQDIKSYENLQNSLALLKMIIKSEREIREGKLIRQAEVFDQIEEKYFK; encoded by the coding sequence ATGAATTTAAGTCAGGATATTAAACCGATCAGTTTTCTCAAAGCCAAAACAGCCGATGTCATCAACACAGTCACAGAGACCCAAAGAAGTATGATCATCACACAGAATGGCGAAGCAAAGGCGGTTGTACAGGATATAAAAAGTTATGAAAATTTGCAGAACAGCCTTGCTCTGCTGAAAATGATCATCAAAAGTGAACGAGAGATACGGGAAGGCAAACTCATCAGACAGGCAGAGGTATTTGATCAGATAGAAGAAAAATACTTTAAGTAA
- a CDS encoding saccharopine dehydrogenase family protein, protein MVSTKKTLIIGAGGVGNVVAFKCAMNADTFGEITLASRTLTKCDDIAANVKEKTGVEITTAQVDADSVPELIELINRTGANIVINVALPYQDLTIMDACLECQVDYLDTANYEHPDTASFEYKEQWARDAEYRKSNIMALLGSGFDPGVTNVFCAYAQKHYFDEIHTIDILDCNAGDHGYPFATNFNPEINLREVSAKGRYWEKDDNGEGKWIETEPMEIKQVWDYPEIGPKDSYLLYHEEMESLVKHIKGLKRIRFFMTFGESYLMHMKALENVGMLGIEPVEHKGQKIVPIEFLKTLLPDPASLGPRTKGKTNIGIFARGIKDGQEKSVYIYQVSDHEKCYEEVLSQAVSYTTGVPAMIGAKLMLEGIWEGKGVFNMEQFNPDPFMEELNRQGLPWQIMERGANEDRRVK, encoded by the coding sequence ATGGTATCTACTAAAAAAACCCTTATCATCGGTGCCGGCGGCGTTGGTAACGTCGTGGCGTTCAAATGTGCCATGAATGCCGATACTTTCGGGGAGATCACTCTGGCAAGCCGGACACTTACTAAATGTGATGACATTGCTGCGAACGTCAAAGAGAAGACAGGTGTAGAGATCACAACTGCACAGGTCGATGCGGACTCGGTCCCCGAACTCATAGAGCTCATCAACCGAACCGGAGCAAACATCGTCATCAACGTCGCGCTCCCCTACCAGGACCTGACCATCATGGATGCCTGCCTGGAGTGCCAAGTCGATTACCTCGATACCGCCAACTACGAACACCCCGACACTGCCAGTTTCGAATACAAAGAGCAGTGGGCCAGAGATGCGGAATACAGAAAGAGCAATATCATGGCGCTGCTGGGAAGCGGTTTTGACCCGGGCGTGACCAATGTCTTCTGTGCCTATGCGCAGAAACACTATTTCGACGAGATACATACCATCGACATCCTCGACTGTAACGCCGGAGACCACGGCTACCCATTCGCCACCAACTTCAACCCAGAGATCAACCTGCGTGAAGTGAGTGCAAAAGGACGCTACTGGGAAAAAGATGACAATGGAGAGGGTAAGTGGATCGAAACGGAACCCATGGAGATCAAGCAGGTCTGGGACTATCCGGAAATAGGCCCCAAAGACTCCTACCTGCTCTATCATGAAGAGATGGAGAGCCTGGTCAAGCATATAAAGGGTCTCAAACGTATCCGCTTCTTCATGACCTTTGGAGAGAGTTACCTTATGCATATGAAAGCGCTTGAGAATGTCGGAATGCTGGGCATTGAACCGGTAGAGCACAAGGGACAGAAGATCGTACCCATCGAATTCCTCAAAACCCTGCTTCCAGACCCGGCAAGCCTCGGACCGCGTACCAAAGGCAAGACCAACATCGGTATCTTTGCCAGAGGCATCAAGGACGGTCAGGAGAAGAGCGTCTACATCTACCAGGTCAGCGACCACGAAAAATGCTACGAAGAGGTCCTCTCTCAAGCAGTGAGCTACACCACGGGCGTTCCTGCAATGATCGGCGCCAAACTGATGCTTGAAGGCATCTGGGAGGGGAAAGGTGTCTTCAACATGGAACAGTTCAACCCTGACCCCTTCATGGAAGAGCTGAACAGACAGGGACTCCCATGGCAGATTATGGAGAGGGGAGCCAATGAAGACAGAAGAGTGAAATAG
- a CDS encoding FtsW/RodA/SpoVE family cell cycle protein: MFDYDKRIFKNFSYLLIIQLLPLFYISSYLIYEINQHLFQKQMIYYGIAAVAFVVAALIPWRRILWWFAPLFYIVNLALLVAVEFVGKTILGAQRWIEIPGIGITIQPSEFMKVNVIMMLAYLISKKPPPKSGYGLIGFFVLSLVIIIPFVVIAKEPDLGTALVLLLTGYGILFIIGIDWKIWVTIFLLGGAAAPLVYEHGLKPYQKKRIHDMINKPSYQVRQALIAIGSGGIEGKSKEEATQTQLKFLPVSSTDFIFAYLGERFGLKGMVTVISLYILLILHLLYLSAKYSRDYLIKTFSSGLAWLFFVYMGVNVFMIIGLAPVVGLPLPMFSHGGTSFIIFAVMFGILQNLIAFKDYNRYTSDAKISMQPKAAKQK, translated from the coding sequence ATGTTTGACTATGACAAACGGATTTTCAAGAACTTTTCCTACCTTCTGATCATTCAGCTGTTACCTCTCTTTTACATCTCCTCCTACCTTATATATGAGATCAATCAGCACCTCTTCCAAAAACAGATGATCTATTACGGTATTGCTGCCGTTGCCTTTGTTGTCGCAGCACTGATCCCATGGAGACGTATACTCTGGTGGTTCGCTCCCCTTTTCTACATCGTGAACCTTGCACTGCTCGTAGCTGTTGAATTTGTAGGGAAGACCATTCTGGGTGCACAAAGATGGATCGAGATCCCCGGTATCGGTATCACCATACAGCCCTCAGAATTCATGAAAGTCAATGTCATCATGATGCTCGCCTATCTCATTTCCAAAAAGCCGCCTCCAAAAAGCGGCTATGGCCTCATAGGCTTCTTCGTTCTGTCACTGGTCATCATCATTCCTTTTGTTGTCATCGCCAAAGAACCGGACCTGGGAACTGCCCTTGTACTGCTCCTTACCGGATACGGCATCCTCTTCATCATCGGTATAGACTGGAAGATCTGGGTGACCATCTTTCTGCTTGGCGGTGCCGCAGCACCCCTGGTCTATGAACACGGCCTGAAGCCCTACCAGAAGAAACGTATCCACGATATGATCAACAAGCCAAGCTATCAGGTACGCCAGGCACTTATCGCCATCGGTTCAGGAGGCATAGAGGGCAAGAGCAAAGAAGAGGCGACACAGACACAGCTCAAGTTTCTGCCTGTCTCATCTACAGACTTTATCTTTGCCTACCTTGGAGAGCGATTTGGCCTTAAGGGCATGGTCACGGTTATTTCCCTCTATATCCTGCTAATCCTCCATCTGCTCTATCTCTCTGCCAAATACAGCAGGGACTATCTCATCAAGACTTTCTCTTCTGGACTGGCCTGGCTCTTTTTCGTCTACATGGGGGTCAATGTCTTCATGATCATAGGACTGGCCCCGGTGGTAGGCCTTCCCCTGCCCATGTTCAGCCACGGAGGGACCTCTTTCATCATTTTTGCCGTAATGTTCGGAATTTTACAGAATTTAATTGCCTTTAAAGACTATAATCGTTATACTTCCGACGCAAAAATCAGCATGCAGCCCAAAGCTGCAAAACAAAAATAA
- a CDS encoding DedA family protein → MDFSSLETWGYLAVAFFSFGGSLFIVAAAGVFSYMGHMDLTTALVVAMVANFMGDNFLFYLGKYHKKDIRPYFAKHKRKIALATLIMRKYGIAAIFIQKFLYGVKTLVPISMALSKFDFKKFIFFNIFATIIFILTIGLSAYYASETIISMFSYVQEKPWIAPLVAVAFLGSLWYVMTHFTKKR, encoded by the coding sequence ATGGATTTTTCTTCACTGGAGACCTGGGGATATCTGGCTGTAGCCTTTTTTTCTTTCGGTGGTTCTCTTTTCATTGTGGCTGCGGCAGGTGTATTTTCATACATGGGACATATGGACCTGACCACGGCACTAGTCGTGGCGATGGTGGCGAACTTTATGGGTGACAACTTTCTCTTTTACCTTGGAAAATACCATAAGAAAGACATTCGACCGTATTTTGCCAAACATAAACGCAAGATAGCCCTTGCTACGCTCATCATGCGTAAATACGGTATTGCAGCGATCTTTATACAAAAGTTTCTGTACGGGGTAAAGACGCTTGTACCCATCTCCATGGCACTGTCCAAGTTTGATTTTAAAAAGTTTATATTCTTTAATATATTTGCAACCATAATTTTTATTCTGACAATAGGGTTAAGTGCCTACTATGCGAGTGAAACGATCATTTCGATGTTCAGCTATGTACAGGAAAAACCCTGGATAGCACCTCTGGTAGCCGTAGCATTCCTGGGCTCCCTCTGGTATGTGATGACACACTTCACAAAGAAAAGATAG
- a CDS encoding TIGR02453 family protein, whose product MHFNGFPKEGLEFLNQIIVNNSKEWLDAHKEEYERFIVAPNKAYVEEMGEHLQILVPTINAIPKTNKSLFRIYRDARFHLDDPIKTRIGIIFWQGGGHRMQSSSFYMHYDPYEIFVATGIRNFKPTLLTTYREYIRNDERRSELHSILEGLKAKGYILPETKYKRMPRECNADDLHSYLYLMGAIYAYTTFPPDKTFHSEAIIDRNFKIYEDMFDLQQWLYELTLHCDTTADVFR is encoded by the coding sequence GTGCATTTTAACGGCTTTCCAAAAGAGGGCTTGGAATTCCTCAACCAGATCATCGTCAACAACTCCAAAGAGTGGCTTGATGCGCACAAAGAGGAGTATGAACGCTTCATCGTTGCTCCCAACAAGGCCTATGTCGAGGAGATGGGAGAACACCTGCAGATACTCGTCCCCACTATCAACGCCATACCAAAGACGAACAAATCCCTCTTCCGCATCTACCGGGATGCCCGTTTCCACCTTGACGATCCCATCAAAACACGTATCGGTATCATCTTCTGGCAGGGAGGCGGTCACCGCATGCAGAGCAGCAGCTTTTACATGCACTACGATCCGTATGAGATCTTCGTAGCCACAGGCATACGCAATTTCAAACCCACCCTGCTTACCACCTACAGGGAATATATCCGGAATGATGAACGGCGCAGCGAGCTTCACTCTATTCTCGAAGGCCTAAAAGCCAAAGGCTACATACTCCCTGAAACCAAATACAAAAGAATGCCAAGGGAATGCAATGCCGACGATCTCCACAGCTATCTCTACCTCATGGGAGCCATCTATGCCTACACCACATTCCCACCAGACAAGACCTTCCATTCGGAAGCGATCATTGACCGAAATTTCAAAATTTATGAGGATATGTTCGACCTTCAGCAGTGGCTCTACGAACTCACTCTGCACTGCGACACAACGGCGGACGTGTTCCGCTAA
- a CDS encoding radical SAM/SPASM domain-containing protein yields the protein MKFYRVYVEVTNVCGLSCSFCPTKELPSIQMDLDFFESIILQLKPYTKEIACHVVGDPLTLSNLSAYLDIIHQHGMKAMLTTSGYFLKKHTYNTLFHPCVKQINISLNSYNKNDTTLTFEQYMAPILDMCHSKLERNEELFINLRVWNLDEMMSERNFNETLFRKLSEAFNVMLDIGDIYRKKPRSIRLENKILVHFDNYFEWPSLNNKVYGDGTCQGLQSHIAILASGKVVPCCLDCDGIIELGDMKEKSLKEILSGSRTQNMITGFKEGSAIEELCQKCSYKERFKL from the coding sequence GTGAAGTTTTACCGTGTCTATGTTGAGGTTACCAATGTTTGTGGCCTGAGTTGTTCTTTCTGTCCTACAAAAGAACTTCCTTCTATACAGATGGATCTGGATTTCTTCGAGTCTATAATTTTACAACTCAAACCCTATACAAAAGAGATCGCCTGTCATGTAGTAGGGGATCCTTTAACCCTTTCAAATCTTTCTGCTTATCTTGATATTATCCATCAGCATGGTATGAAAGCGATGTTGACCACAAGTGGATATTTTTTGAAAAAACATACGTATAATACGCTGTTTCATCCTTGTGTCAAACAGATCAATATCTCTCTCAATAGTTATAACAAAAATGATACAACACTGACATTTGAACAGTATATGGCGCCTATACTTGATATGTGTCACAGTAAACTTGAAAGAAATGAAGAACTTTTTATTAATTTAAGAGTATGGAATCTCGATGAGATGATGAGTGAGCGTAATTTCAATGAAACTCTTTTCAGAAAGCTTTCTGAAGCATTTAATGTAATGCTTGATATAGGTGATATTTACAGAAAGAAGCCAAGATCGATCCGGCTGGAGAACAAGATATTAGTACATTTTGACAACTATTTTGAATGGCCTTCCCTAAATAACAAAGTCTATGGAGATGGTACCTGTCAGGGGTTACAGTCGCATATTGCTATTTTAGCAAGCGGTAAAGTTGTACCTTGCTGTCTGGATTGTGACGGTATCATTGAATTAGGAGATATGAAAGAAAAAAGTCTTAAAGAGATACTTTCAGGCAGCAGAACACAAAATATGATAACTGGATTCAAAGAGGGTAGTGCGATAGAAGAACTTTGCCAAAAGTGTAGTTACAAAGAGAGATTTAAGTTGTAA
- a CDS encoding AEC family transporter: protein MISTLLSIIFVYVFIVLGYMAKRIFKEDMSTKTLTLMSVYFLQPFVTVWGFSTAKLHMEHIYVPLLYLAIIFILLLPTIILGRLIFIDIKNRAIFSIAGFVGNTGNIGIPLGIALFGEQSVIYTTLINIANVFVVYIIGVYIYSRGSFSIRDSLFNIIKIPIIPASIIAIFININNIQLSSQIEEFLKMGAYAGIVLQLFLLGTFLQGIRIRELHPKLFLGTVSQKFILIPAATALILNLTDLPLFVQGVIFMEMMTPLAVANINLASLYDCKPKDVTSLILITTLLFIPILFVLTYIINHYYL, encoded by the coding sequence ATGATAAGCACACTTCTCTCCATCATATTTGTCTATGTCTTCATTGTCCTGGGCTACATGGCCAAACGCATTTTCAAAGAAGACATGAGCACCAAAACACTTACACTCATGTCCGTATACTTCCTGCAGCCCTTTGTCACCGTCTGGGGATTCAGTACAGCCAAACTGCATATGGAACATATCTATGTGCCGCTGCTTTATCTGGCGATCATCTTCATCCTGCTGCTCCCCACAATCATTCTCGGCAGATTAATATTTATAGATATCAAAAATCGAGCCATCTTCTCCATTGCCGGTTTTGTGGGCAATACAGGTAATATAGGCATACCTCTGGGCATTGCACTCTTTGGAGAGCAGAGCGTCATCTATACCACCCTCATCAACATTGCCAATGTCTTTGTGGTCTACATCATCGGGGTTTACATCTATTCACGTGGATCATTCAGTATCAGGGACTCCCTGTTCAATATTATCAAGATCCCCATCATCCCCGCATCAATCATTGCTATATTTATAAATATTAACAATATACAGCTTTCCTCCCAGATCGAAGAGTTCCTCAAGATGGGCGCCTATGCAGGCATTGTGCTTCAACTTTTCCTGCTGGGCACTTTCCTGCAGGGCATACGCATCAGAGAGTTGCATCCCAAACTCTTTCTGGGAACGGTCAGCCAGAAGTTCATTCTTATCCCGGCAGCCACGGCACTCATCCTCAACCTGACCGACCTGCCGCTTTTCGTACAGGGGGTCATCTTCATGGAGATGATGACCCCGCTTGCCGTGGCCAACATCAATCTCGCTTCCCTCTACGACTGCAAACCCAAAGATGTCACCTCTCTCATACTCATCACTACCCTGCTCTTCATCCCCATACTTTTTGTACTCACTTATATCATAAATCATTATTACCTTTAG